The proteins below come from a single Rosa rugosa chromosome 2, drRosRugo1.1, whole genome shotgun sequence genomic window:
- the LOC133732862 gene encoding mRNA-decapping enzyme-like protein, producing MSQNGKLMPNLDQQSTKVLNLTVLQRNDPFVEEILMTSTHVTFYKFDTNTSQWSRKDVEGSLFVVKRNAQPRFQFIVMNRLNTENLVEDLLGDFECEVQLPYLLYRNAAREVNGIWFYNASECEEVANLFSRILGAYSKVPQKSTVLTTKSEFEELEAVPSMDVMDGPLEPSSSTASNIADAPDDPAFVNFFSAASHTAVAGQAYQSSTISVPLHQVGFAPSTISNMHISSPPQLSTVPSVPFLDVPESHSNTNLATSLVKPSSFFVTPPSPATVIAPVSSSVPSAPLFQPAVSLQRPYGAPLLQPFPPPAPPPSLTPASFSTSNYGPLISRDKVRDALRLLVQDNQFVDMVHLALLKAHHS from the exons ATGTCGCAGAACGGGAAGCTAATGCCGAATCTGGACCAGCAGAGCACCAAGGTCCTCAACCTCACCGTTCTCCAGCGAAACGACCCCTTCGTCGAGGAGATCCTCATGACTTCTACTCACGTCACCTTCTACAAGTTCGACACTAACACCAGCCAATGG AGTCGCAAGGACGTCGAGGGATCTCTCTTCGTCGTCAAGAG GAACGCGCAGCCTCGCTTTCAGTTTATTGTGATGAATCGCCTCAATACTG AAAATTTGGTGGAGGATCTTTTGGGAGATTTTGAATGTGAAGTCCAGCTTCCTTATCTTTTATATCGAAATGCGGCCCGAGAGGTGAATGGTATTTGGTTCTACAATGCATCTGAGTGTGAAGAGGTGGCAAATCTTTTCAGCAG GATACTTGGTGCATATTCCAAGGTGCCTCAAAAGTCAACGGTATTAACTACAAAGAG TGAGTTTGAGGAACTTGAAGCAGTCCCATCCATGGATGTTATGGATGGTCCTTTAGAGCCATCATCATCAACTGCCTCGAATATCGCAGATGCTCCTGATGACCCTGCCTTTGTTAACTTCTTTAGT GCAGCTTCACATACAGCAGTTGCTGGACAGGCTTACCAGTCTTCTACAATCTCTGTGCCCTTGCATCAAGTCGGCTTTGCTCCGTCCACTATTTCTAACATGCACATATCATCTCCTCCACAGTTATCAACTGTGCCTTCAGTCCCTTTCCTTGATGTCCCTGAATCCCACAGCAATACCAACCTGGCCACTAGTCTTGTAAAgccttcttcattttttgttaCCCCTCCTTCCCCTGCAACAGTGATTGCACCTGTATCTTCATCAGTGCCTAGTGCTCCTCTGTTTCAACCTGCTGTGAGTCTACAGCGTCCATATGGTGCTCCTTTGCTACAACCTTTTCCCCCACCTGCCCCTCCACCATCTCTCACTCCTGCTTCTTTTTCCACTTCAAACTATGGGCCACTTATTAGCAGAGATAAAGTCCGAGATGCACTCCGGCTGCTTGTTCAG GATAATCAGTTCGTTGACATGGTCCATCTAGCACTCCTTAAAGCACACCACTCATAA